In a genomic window of Piliocolobus tephrosceles isolate RC106 chromosome 1, ASM277652v3, whole genome shotgun sequence:
- the CNKSR1 gene encoding connector enhancer of kinase suppressor of ras 1 isoform X3: MVRELLREPAGLSLVLKKIPIPETPPQTPPQVLDSPHRRSPSLSLAPLSPRAPSEDVFAFDLSSNPSPGPSPAWTDSASLGPEPLPIPLETPAILPAGVAGTPGLPESSDKSPVGRKKSKGLATRLSRRRVSCRELGRPDCDGWLLLRKAPGGFMGPRWRRCWFVLKGHTLYWYRQPQDEKAEGLINVSSYSLESGHDQKKKYVFQLTHDVYKPFIFATDTLTDLSMWVRHLITCISKYQSAGRAPPPREEDCYSETEAEDPDDEAGSRSASPSPAQAGSPLHGDTSPAATPTQRSPRTSFGSLTDSSEEALEGMVQGLRQGGVSLLGRPQPLTQEQWRSSFMRRNRDPQLNERVHRVRALQSTLKAKLQELQVLEEVLGDPELTGEKFRQWKEQNQELYSEGLGAWGVAQAEGSSHILTSDSREQTPHSLSSDPEEHSHLCPLTPESNLQPPDL; encoded by the exons ATGGTGAGGGAGCTGCTGCGGGAGCCAGCCGGACTCAGCTTAGTGCTGAAGAAGATCCCGATACCGGAGACCCCCCCACAG ACGCCCCCTCAGGTCCTGGACTCCCCGCACCGGAGGAGCCCATCACTGTCTTTGGCCCCACTGTCTCCCAG GGCCCCATCTGAAGATGTCTTTGCCTTCGACCTGTCTTCAAACCCCAGTCCTGGACCCAGCCCTGCCTGGACAG ACTCTGCCTCCCTTGGCCCTGAGCCCCTGCCCATCCCCCTGGAAACCCCAGCCATACTCCCAGCAGGGGTAGCAGGGACTCCAGGGCTCCCTGAATCCTCTGACAAG AGTCCTGTTGGTCGGAAGAAATCAAAAG GCCTGGCGACCCGGCTGAGCCGCCGGCGGGTGTCATGCCGTGAGCTGGGCCGGCCGGACTGTGACGGCTGGCTCCTGTTGCGAAAGGCACCCGGTGGCTTCATGGGCCCGCGCTGGCGCCGCTGCTGGTTTGTGCTCAAGGGACACACGCTCTACTGGTACCGCCAGCCCCAG GATGAGAAGGCTGAGGGCCTCATCAATGTCTCCAGCTATAGTCTGGAAAGTGGACATGATCAGAAGAAGAAATA TGTGTTTCAGCTCACCCATGATGTGTACAAACCCTTCATCTTCGCTACTGATACCCTGACAGATCTGAGCAT GTGGGTGCGTCATCTCATTACCTGCATCTCCAAGTACCAGTCTGCAGGCCGGGCGCCCCCGCCTCGAGAGGAAG ACTGCTACAGTGAGACCGAAGCAGAAGACCCAGACGATGAGGCTGGGTCCCGCTCAGCCTCG CCCAGCCCTGCTCAAGCTGGGAGTCCCCTCCATGGAGACACGTCACCTGCAGCCACCCCCACACAGCGCAGCCCACGGACCTCCTTTGGCTCTCTGACAG ACAGCAGTGAAGAGGCACTGGAAGGAATGGtacaggggctgaggcagggtggTGTATCCCTCCTAGGCCGGCCACAGCCCCTAACCCAGGAACAGTGGCGGAGCTCTTTCATGCGGCGCAACCGAGACCCTCAGCTCAATGAGCGAGTGCACCGTGTACGGGCGCTACAGAGCACACTCAAG GCAAAGCTGCAGGAGCTGCAGGTCCTAGAAGAAGTGCTGGGTGACCCTGAATTGACAGGAGAGAAGTTCCGCCAGTGGAAGGAGCAGAACCAGGAGCTGTACTCAGAGGGCCTGGGGGCCTGGGGAGTGGCACAGGCTGAAGGCAGCTCCCACATCTTGACCTCTGACTCCAGAGAACAGACCCCCCACTCCCTGTCCTCTGACCCTGAAGAGCACTCCCATCTCTGCCCTCTGACCCCAGAGAGTAACCTCCAACCTCCTGACCTCTGA
- the CNKSR1 gene encoding connector enhancer of kinase suppressor of ras 1 isoform X1, with protein sequence MEPVETWTPGKVATWLRGLDDSLQDYPFEDWQLPGKNLLQLCPRSLEALAVRCLGHQELILGGVEQLQALSSRLQTENLKSLTEGLLGATHDFQSIVQGRLGDCAKTPIDVLCATVELVHEGNALLFWLSRYLFSHLNDFSACQEIRDLLEELSQVLREDGPAAEKEGTVLRICSHVAGICHNILVCCPKELLEQRAVLEQVQLDSPLGLEIHTTSNCQHFVSQVDTQVPTDSQLQIQPGDEVVQINEQVVVREERDVVGWPRKNMVRELLREPAGLSLVLKKIPIPETPPQTPPQVLDSPHRRSPSLSLAPLSPRAPSEDVFAFDLSSNPSPGPSPAWTDSASLGPEPLPIPLETPAILPAGVAGTPGLPESSDKSPVGRKKSKGLATRLSRRRVSCRELGRPDCDGWLLLRKAPGGFMGPRWRRCWFVLKGHTLYWYRQPQDEKAEGLINVSSYSLESGHDQKKKYVFQLTHDVYKPFIFATDTLTDLSMWVRHLITCISKYQSAGRAPPPREEDCYSETEAEDPDDEAGSRSASPSPAQAGSPLHGDTSPAATPTQRSPRTSFGSLTDSSEEALEGMVQGLRQGGVSLLGRPQPLTQEQWRSSFMRRNRDPQLNERVHRVRALQSTLKAKLQELQVLEEVLGDPELTGEKFRQWKEQNQELYSEGLGAWGVAQAEGSSHILTSDSREQTPHSLSSDPEEHSHLCPLTPESNLQPPDL encoded by the exons ATGGAACCGGTAGAGACCTGGACCCCCGGAAAGGTGGCAACTTGGCTGAGAG GTCTTGACGACTCCCTGCAGGACTATCCCTTTGAGGACTGGCAGCTGCCTGGCAAGAACCTGCTCCAGCTCTGCCCCCGAAGCCTTGAGGCTCTGGCTGTGCGGTGTCTGGGACACCAGGAGCTCATCCTGGGCGGGGTGGAACAGCTCCAGGCCCTG AGCTCCAGGCTACAGACAGAGAACCTGAAGAGCCTGACAGAGGGGCTGCTGGGGGCAACCCATGACTTCCAGAGCATAGTCCAAGGCCGCCTGGGGGACTGTGCCAAGACCCCTATTGATGTCCTCTGTGCAACTGTGGAGCTGGTGCATGAAGGCAACGCCCTCCTCTTCTGGCTCAGCAG GTACCTCTTCTCCCACTTAAATGACTTCTCGGCATGCCAGGAGATCCGGGACTTGTTGGAGGAGCTGAGTCAGGTCTTGCGTGAG GATGGTCCAGCAGCTGAGAAGGAGGGCACAGTCCTGAGGATC tGCAGCCACGTGGCTGGGATCTGCCACAACATCCTGGTCTGCTGCCCCAAGGAACTGCTGGAGCAGAGGGCCGTGCTCGAGCAAGTGCAGCTGGACAGTCCATTG gGCCTGGAAATTCACACCACCAGCAATTGCCAGCACTTTGTGTCCCAAGTGGACACCCAG GTTCCCACTGACTCCCAGCTGCAGATCCAACCTGGAGACGAGGTTGTCCAGATCAACGAGCAGGTGGTGGTGCGTGAGGAGAGGGATGTG gtggGATGGCCCCGTAAGAACATGGTGAGGGAGCTGCTGCGGGAGCCAGCCGGACTCAGCTTAGTGCTGAAGAAGATCCCGATACCGGAGACCCCCCCACAG ACGCCCCCTCAGGTCCTGGACTCCCCGCACCGGAGGAGCCCATCACTGTCTTTGGCCCCACTGTCTCCCAG GGCCCCATCTGAAGATGTCTTTGCCTTCGACCTGTCTTCAAACCCCAGTCCTGGACCCAGCCCTGCCTGGACAG ACTCTGCCTCCCTTGGCCCTGAGCCCCTGCCCATCCCCCTGGAAACCCCAGCCATACTCCCAGCAGGGGTAGCAGGGACTCCAGGGCTCCCTGAATCCTCTGACAAG AGTCCTGTTGGTCGGAAGAAATCAAAAG GCCTGGCGACCCGGCTGAGCCGCCGGCGGGTGTCATGCCGTGAGCTGGGCCGGCCGGACTGTGACGGCTGGCTCCTGTTGCGAAAGGCACCCGGTGGCTTCATGGGCCCGCGCTGGCGCCGCTGCTGGTTTGTGCTCAAGGGACACACGCTCTACTGGTACCGCCAGCCCCAG GATGAGAAGGCTGAGGGCCTCATCAATGTCTCCAGCTATAGTCTGGAAAGTGGACATGATCAGAAGAAGAAATA TGTGTTTCAGCTCACCCATGATGTGTACAAACCCTTCATCTTCGCTACTGATACCCTGACAGATCTGAGCAT GTGGGTGCGTCATCTCATTACCTGCATCTCCAAGTACCAGTCTGCAGGCCGGGCGCCCCCGCCTCGAGAGGAAG ACTGCTACAGTGAGACCGAAGCAGAAGACCCAGACGATGAGGCTGGGTCCCGCTCAGCCTCG CCCAGCCCTGCTCAAGCTGGGAGTCCCCTCCATGGAGACACGTCACCTGCAGCCACCCCCACACAGCGCAGCCCACGGACCTCCTTTGGCTCTCTGACAG ACAGCAGTGAAGAGGCACTGGAAGGAATGGtacaggggctgaggcagggtggTGTATCCCTCCTAGGCCGGCCACAGCCCCTAACCCAGGAACAGTGGCGGAGCTCTTTCATGCGGCGCAACCGAGACCCTCAGCTCAATGAGCGAGTGCACCGTGTACGGGCGCTACAGAGCACACTCAAG GCAAAGCTGCAGGAGCTGCAGGTCCTAGAAGAAGTGCTGGGTGACCCTGAATTGACAGGAGAGAAGTTCCGCCAGTGGAAGGAGCAGAACCAGGAGCTGTACTCAGAGGGCCTGGGGGCCTGGGGAGTGGCACAGGCTGAAGGCAGCTCCCACATCTTGACCTCTGACTCCAGAGAACAGACCCCCCACTCCCTGTCCTCTGACCCTGAAGAGCACTCCCATCTCTGCCCTCTGACCCCAGAGAGTAACCTCCAACCTCCTGACCTCTGA
- the CNKSR1 gene encoding connector enhancer of kinase suppressor of ras 1 isoform X2 translates to MEPVETWTPGKVATWLRGLDDSLQDYPFEDWQLPGKNLLQLCPRSLEALAVRCLGHQELILGGVEQLQALSSRLQTENLKSLTEGLLGATHDFQSIVQGRLGDCAKTPIDVLCATVELVHEGNALLFWLSRYLFSHLNDFSACQEIRDLLEELSQVLREDGPAAEKEGTVLRICSHVAGICHNILVCCPKELLEQRAVLEQVQLDSPLGLEIHTTSNCQHFVSQVDTQVPTDSQLQIQPGDEVVQINEQVVVGWPRKNMVRELLREPAGLSLVLKKIPIPETPPQTPPQVLDSPHRRSPSLSLAPLSPRAPSEDVFAFDLSSNPSPGPSPAWTDSASLGPEPLPIPLETPAILPAGVAGTPGLPESSDKSPVGRKKSKGLATRLSRRRVSCRELGRPDCDGWLLLRKAPGGFMGPRWRRCWFVLKGHTLYWYRQPQDEKAEGLINVSSYSLESGHDQKKKYVFQLTHDVYKPFIFATDTLTDLSMWVRHLITCISKYQSAGRAPPPREEDCYSETEAEDPDDEAGSRSASPSPAQAGSPLHGDTSPAATPTQRSPRTSFGSLTDSSEEALEGMVQGLRQGGVSLLGRPQPLTQEQWRSSFMRRNRDPQLNERVHRVRALQSTLKAKLQELQVLEEVLGDPELTGEKFRQWKEQNQELYSEGLGAWGVAQAEGSSHILTSDSREQTPHSLSSDPEEHSHLCPLTPESNLQPPDL, encoded by the exons ATGGAACCGGTAGAGACCTGGACCCCCGGAAAGGTGGCAACTTGGCTGAGAG GTCTTGACGACTCCCTGCAGGACTATCCCTTTGAGGACTGGCAGCTGCCTGGCAAGAACCTGCTCCAGCTCTGCCCCCGAAGCCTTGAGGCTCTGGCTGTGCGGTGTCTGGGACACCAGGAGCTCATCCTGGGCGGGGTGGAACAGCTCCAGGCCCTG AGCTCCAGGCTACAGACAGAGAACCTGAAGAGCCTGACAGAGGGGCTGCTGGGGGCAACCCATGACTTCCAGAGCATAGTCCAAGGCCGCCTGGGGGACTGTGCCAAGACCCCTATTGATGTCCTCTGTGCAACTGTGGAGCTGGTGCATGAAGGCAACGCCCTCCTCTTCTGGCTCAGCAG GTACCTCTTCTCCCACTTAAATGACTTCTCGGCATGCCAGGAGATCCGGGACTTGTTGGAGGAGCTGAGTCAGGTCTTGCGTGAG GATGGTCCAGCAGCTGAGAAGGAGGGCACAGTCCTGAGGATC tGCAGCCACGTGGCTGGGATCTGCCACAACATCCTGGTCTGCTGCCCCAAGGAACTGCTGGAGCAGAGGGCCGTGCTCGAGCAAGTGCAGCTGGACAGTCCATTG gGCCTGGAAATTCACACCACCAGCAATTGCCAGCACTTTGTGTCCCAAGTGGACACCCAG GTTCCCACTGACTCCCAGCTGCAGATCCAACCTGGAGACGAGGTTGTCCAGATCAACGAGCAGGTGGTG gtggGATGGCCCCGTAAGAACATGGTGAGGGAGCTGCTGCGGGAGCCAGCCGGACTCAGCTTAGTGCTGAAGAAGATCCCGATACCGGAGACCCCCCCACAG ACGCCCCCTCAGGTCCTGGACTCCCCGCACCGGAGGAGCCCATCACTGTCTTTGGCCCCACTGTCTCCCAG GGCCCCATCTGAAGATGTCTTTGCCTTCGACCTGTCTTCAAACCCCAGTCCTGGACCCAGCCCTGCCTGGACAG ACTCTGCCTCCCTTGGCCCTGAGCCCCTGCCCATCCCCCTGGAAACCCCAGCCATACTCCCAGCAGGGGTAGCAGGGACTCCAGGGCTCCCTGAATCCTCTGACAAG AGTCCTGTTGGTCGGAAGAAATCAAAAG GCCTGGCGACCCGGCTGAGCCGCCGGCGGGTGTCATGCCGTGAGCTGGGCCGGCCGGACTGTGACGGCTGGCTCCTGTTGCGAAAGGCACCCGGTGGCTTCATGGGCCCGCGCTGGCGCCGCTGCTGGTTTGTGCTCAAGGGACACACGCTCTACTGGTACCGCCAGCCCCAG GATGAGAAGGCTGAGGGCCTCATCAATGTCTCCAGCTATAGTCTGGAAAGTGGACATGATCAGAAGAAGAAATA TGTGTTTCAGCTCACCCATGATGTGTACAAACCCTTCATCTTCGCTACTGATACCCTGACAGATCTGAGCAT GTGGGTGCGTCATCTCATTACCTGCATCTCCAAGTACCAGTCTGCAGGCCGGGCGCCCCCGCCTCGAGAGGAAG ACTGCTACAGTGAGACCGAAGCAGAAGACCCAGACGATGAGGCTGGGTCCCGCTCAGCCTCG CCCAGCCCTGCTCAAGCTGGGAGTCCCCTCCATGGAGACACGTCACCTGCAGCCACCCCCACACAGCGCAGCCCACGGACCTCCTTTGGCTCTCTGACAG ACAGCAGTGAAGAGGCACTGGAAGGAATGGtacaggggctgaggcagggtggTGTATCCCTCCTAGGCCGGCCACAGCCCCTAACCCAGGAACAGTGGCGGAGCTCTTTCATGCGGCGCAACCGAGACCCTCAGCTCAATGAGCGAGTGCACCGTGTACGGGCGCTACAGAGCACACTCAAG GCAAAGCTGCAGGAGCTGCAGGTCCTAGAAGAAGTGCTGGGTGACCCTGAATTGACAGGAGAGAAGTTCCGCCAGTGGAAGGAGCAGAACCAGGAGCTGTACTCAGAGGGCCTGGGGGCCTGGGGAGTGGCACAGGCTGAAGGCAGCTCCCACATCTTGACCTCTGACTCCAGAGAACAGACCCCCCACTCCCTGTCCTCTGACCCTGAAGAGCACTCCCATCTCTGCCCTCTGACCCCAGAGAGTAACCTCCAACCTCCTGACCTCTGA
- the ZNF593 gene encoding zinc finger protein 593: protein MGRSRRTGAHRAHSLARQMKAKRRRPDLDEIHRELRPLGPARPQPVPDAEPDPDLPGGGLHRCLACARYFIDSANLKTHFRSKDHKKRLKQLSVEPYSQEEAERAAGMGSYVPPRRLAVPTEVSTEVPEMDTST, encoded by the exons ATGGGTCGCTCCCGCCGGACAGGCGCGCACCGAGCGCACTCTCTAGCCCGGCAGATGAAGGCGAAGCGGCGGCGGCCGGACCTGGATGAGATTCACCGCGAGCTGCGGCCTCTGGGACCCGCACGGCCCCAGCCCGTCCCAGACGCCGAGCCCGACCCCGACCTGCCAGGGGGCGGCCTGCACCGCTGTCTGGCCTGCGC GAGGTACTTCATCGATTCCGCCAATCTGAAGACCCACTTCCGATCCAAAGACCACAAGAAAAG gctgaagcagcTGAGCGTCGAGCCCTACAGTCAGGAAGAGGCAGAGAGGGCAGCGGGTATGGGATCCTATGTGCCCCCCAGACGGCTAGCAGTGCCCACAGAAGTGTCCACTGAGGTCCCTGAGATGGACACCTCTACCTGA